In a single window of the Populus alba chromosome 16, ASM523922v2, whole genome shotgun sequence genome:
- the LOC118062853 gene encoding pentatricopeptide repeat-containing protein At2g37320, which produces MNIVSLQTRFRKKVPYATHLFQTLSQQRPFSSHKFRRTTQTKRLDKALRILDIITPKTTAPTNGQNHLRVIQDFLQAHSNRTGEQRLSNDFISPNSDNGDFSVFDEILESSFINNDEDSNATSLSFDASVLSNAVSSCASTRDLRGGIQYHCLAISTGFIANAYIGSSLVTFYGKCGELDNAYKVFKEMPVRNVVSWTAIISGFAQEWQVDMCLQLYCLMRNSTLKPNDFTFTSLLSACTGSGALGQGRSAHCQIIEMGFVSYLHIANALVSMYCKCGNVEDAFHIFENMVGKDIVSWNSMIAGYAQHGLAVQGIGLFERMKSQGVKPDAITFLGVLSSCRHAGFVEGGRNYFNSMVEYGVKPELDHYSCIVDLLGRAGLLEEAQYFIERMPVSPNAVIWGSLVSSCRLHGSVWIGIQAAENTLLLEPECAATHMQLANLYASVGFWDQAARVRKLMKDRRLKTNPGCSWIEIKNEVYRFRAEDCSNTRVSEIHNVLDWLVDHMITLGREPEMQEVSEAIHDNVCP; this is translated from the coding sequence ATGAATATTGTTTCTCTTCAGACACGATTTAGGAAGAAAGTCCCTTATGCCACACACCTTTTCCAAACTCTATCACAGCAGAGGCCTTTCTCTTCTCACAAATTCAGACGCACAACTCAGACCAAACGTTTAGACAAGGCACTCAGGATTCTAGACATTATAACCCCCAAAACAACCGCCCCAACAAATGGCCAGAACCATCTTCGTGTCATTCAGGACTTCTTACAAGCACATTCAAATAGAACCGGTGAACAACGTTTGAGCAACGATTTCATATCTCCGAACTCAGATAATGGAGACTTCAGCGTGTTTGATGAAATTCTTGAATCTTCTTTTATAAACAATGATGAAGATTCTAATGCTACGAGCTTGAGTTTCGATGCGAGTGTTTTGTCGAATGCTGTGAGTTCTTGTGCGTCCACGCGGGATCTTCGCGGTGGTATTCAATATCATTGCTTGGCAATAAGTACTGGCTTTATCGCTAATGCGTATATTGGAAGTTCTTTGGTTACTTTTTATGGCAAATGCGGTGAATTGGATAATGCTTACAAAGTGTTCAAAGAAATGCCTGTGAGAAATGTGGTGTCATGGACGGCCATCATTTCTGGGTTTGCACAGGAATGGCAGGTTGATATGTGCTTACAGCTATACTGTTTAATGAGAAATTCAACACTGAAACCCAATGATTTCACATTTACTAGTCTTTTGAGTGCGTGCACTGGCAGTGGAGCTCTTGGGCAAGGTAGAAGTGCTCATTGTCAAATAATTGAAATGGGTTTTGTCTCATATTTGCATATAGCCAATGCTCTTGTATCAATGTACTGCAAGTGTGGGAACGTCGAGGATGCATTTCACATATTTGAGAACATGGTTGGCAAAGATATAGTGTCATGGAATTCAATGATTGCTGGCTATGCTCAACATGGGCTAGCAGTGCAGGGGATTGGGCTTTTTGAAAGGATGAAGAGTCAAGGGGTGAAACCTGATGCTATTACTTTTCTTGGTGTTTTATCTTCATGTCGACATGCAGGTTTTGTTGAAGGAGGAAGGAATTACTTCAATTCAATGGTTGAATATGGTGTGAAGCCAGAACTAGACCACTATTCATGTATAGTTGATCTTCTTGGTCGTGCTGGATTACTGGAGGAggctcaatattttattgaaaggaTGCCCGTATCTCCCAATGCTGTTATATGGGGTTCACTAGTATCTTCCTGCAGGCTTCATGGGAGTGTTTGGATTGGCATACAGGCTGCAGAGAACACGCTGTTGCTGGAACCAGAGTGCGCAGCTACCCACATGCAGTTGGCGAATTTGTATGCTAGTGTGGGATTCTGGGATCAGGCAGCTAGAGTGAGAAAATTGATGAAGGATAGAAGACTTAAAACAAATCCTGGCTGCAGCTGGATTGAGATAAAGAATGAGGTTTATAGATTTAGAGCAGAAGACTGTTCAAACACTAGAGTAAGTGAAATACATAATGTTTTGGATTGGCTGGTAGATCACATGATAACTTTAGGACGTGAGCCTGAAATGCAAGAGGTCAGTGAAGCTATACACGATAATGTGTGTCCATAA
- the LOC118062863 gene encoding large ribosomal subunit protein eL13z — MVKHNNVVPNGHFKKHWQNYVKTWFNQPARKTRRRIARQKKAVKIFPRPTAGPLRPIVHGQTLKYNMKVRAGRGFSLEELKAAGIPKKLAPTIGIAVDHRRKNHSLEGLQANIQRLKTYKAKLVVFPRRARKFKAGDSAPEELATATQVQGHIMPIACEKPSVELVKVTEEMKSFKAYDKLRAERTNARHVGARLKRAAEAEKEEKK, encoded by the exons ATGGTTAAGCATAACAATGTTGTGCCAAATGGGCACTTCAAGAAGCACTGGCAAAATTATGTCAAGACATGGTTTAACCAACCAGCTCGAAAGACTCGCAGACGCATTG CTCGTCAGAAGAAGGCGGTCAAAATCTTTCCTCGACCTACTGCTGGACCTCTTCGACCCATTGTACATGGCCAGACTTTGAAGTATAACATGAAAGTGAGAGCCGGTAGGGGGTTTTCTCTTGAAGAACTCAAG GCTGCTGGTATTCCAAAGAAACTTGCTCCAACAATAGGAATTGCAGTCGATCACCGTCGCAAGAATCACTCCCTGGAAGGACTCCAGGCTAACATTCAGAGGCTGAAAACATACAAGGCCAAATTGGTTGTCTTCCCAAGACGTGCTCGCAAGTTCAAG GCTGGTGATTCTGCACCTGAGGAACTGGCAACTGCTACTCAAGTACAAGGACATATTATGCCTATTGCATGTGAGAAGCCATCCGTGGAGCTTGTGAAGGTCACTGAGGAGATGAAGTCATTCAAGGCTTATGACAAGCTTCGTGCAGAGCGCACAAATGCACGCCATGTTGGTGCCAGATTGAAGAGGGCTGCAGAAGCtgagaaggaagagaagaagtaG